The genomic DNA GACGCCCGAACCGCCGGGTCCGCCAACCGTGCGGTCAGTGCGCCCGCGCTCAGGGCTGCCGCGGCCAGAAGCAGGATCGCCGTTGCCGTGCCGCCCGTCACGATCGTCAGGGCGGCCAGGGCCACCACGCCTGCCGCGATGCTGAGGATGTCCGGGAGGTTTTCTGTGATCCAGGCTGCTGCCTTGGCGAAGAAGCCCGGTTCCTGGGGGGCCAATTTGTCCGTGGCGTCGCGGATGTCGTCCGCTCGGGACGCGGCCTCCGTTTCGTGTTCCCAGGCCAGGGTGCGCGCGCTGCGGAGGATGCGGTCGAGTTCGGCCTGCGCTTCGTCCACCGCCGCGTTGAGGCGGCGCAGGGTCGCCTCCGAGTCGGGGTCGTCCCCCGGTTTCTTGGCGCTCAGGTCCGGGCGGTCGCCGGTGCGGCCGGTGTGGTCGCTGGTTTCCTGCTTTGCCGCGCCGGCGCGGGACTCCGCCTCGTCCAGGGTGCGCCGCGCCTCGCGGGCGCGGTCGTCGAGTTTCCGTGCGCGGCGCTGGAAGTCGCCGAGTTCCGTCTCCCAGCGGTCGAGTTGCCTGGCGGCCTTCCTGATGGAGTGCGCGGCGTTCTTGAGGTTCAGGGGGAGCGGGCCGTCCTCCAACTGCTGGCGGAAGGCGACGGCCGCGTCGCCCTTCCAGTAACTGCCGTCCATCAGCTTGGTGATCATGTCGCGGGTCTCGTCGAGCACCTTCGCGCACTTGATCAGCTTGGCGCCCAGGGCACGGACGGTATCCGTGTTGCCCGGGGTGGGGTTGAAGCCCAGGTACGGGTACCGGTCGGGGACCGTGCCCGGCTGGAGGCCCTGGGGCTGGATGAAGGACCAGTCGTCCGCGGGCGGGGGTAAGTCGAAGGGTTTCTTGTCCGGCTGCGGGGTGCCGTCTAAGCCGGGCGCTCCGTCGTTCGTCATGTGCCGCCTCCCTGGGCAGCCTTCGTCAGGTTCTCTTCCAGGGCCTTGTCTACCTCGGCGTAGCTCTCCTTGCTGTCCCCGACGATCTCCGCCAGTTCCTCGACCTGTTCCCCGATCTGGCCCGTGCCGTACTTCCAGTCGTCCTGGAAGTCCTCGCACGCGTCGTCGAGGTTGTCCGTGCCGAGGCCGCTGATGGTGGAGTCGCGCAGGGCCTTGTGGACCCCTTCGAGTGACTGCACCGAGCGCTTCAGCAACCTCATGAAGCGCTCTAACTCGTCACCGTCGACTGCGAGTCGGTCCGCCAATCTGTCCCTCCGCACGTGTCGTCACCGGGATACGCACGCATCGTAGCGGTGCGTGGTGACGCGTGTTCGAAGGGTGTGGACAACATGGCGACTTCACGCCGTGCCGGCGGCCTTCGCGAGGTACGCCAGCAGGTCCGTGCGCGACACCACGCCCGTCGGCTTGCCCTCCACCAGCACCACCGCCGCGTCCGCGCGCTCCAGGACCGCGACCAGGTCCGCCACCGGTTCGCCCGAGCCGACCTGCGGGAGCGGGGGGCACATGTGCTGTTCCAGGGGGTGGTCGAGTTCGGCCTTGCGGGTGAACAGCGCGTCCAGCAGTTCCCGTTCCACGATCGAGCCGACGACCTCCGCCGCCATCACGTCCGGGTGGCCCGCCCCGGGCTTGACGACCGGCATCTGCGAGACGCCGTACTCGCGCAGCACCTCGATCGCCTCGCCCACCGTCTCCTCCGGGTGCATGTGCACCAGCGACGGCATGCTGCCCTCCTTGTCCCGGAGCACGTCGGCGACGCTCGCGGCGCCGGCCTCCTCCAGGAAGCCGTAGTCCGCCATCCAGTCGTCGTTGAAGATCTTCGACAGGTAGCCGCGGCCGCTGTCCGGGAGCAGGACGACGACCACGCCGTTCTCGTCCAGCCGCTCCGCCACCCGCAGCGCGGCGACCACCGCCATCCCGCAGGAGCCGCCGACGAGCAGGCCCTCCTCGCGGGCCAGCCGGCGGGTCATGCGGAAGGAGTCCTTGTCGGAGACGGCGACGATCTCGTCGGCGACCCCGCGGTCGTAGGCGTCCGGCCAGAAGTCCTCGCCGACGCCCTCGACCAGGTACGGGCGGCCCGAGCCGCCGGAGTACACCGAGCCCTCGGGGTCGGCGCCGACGATCTGCACGGCCCCGGCGGAGGCTTCCTTCAGATACCGGCCGGTGCCCGAGATCGTGCCGCCGGTGCCGATGCCCGCCACGAAGTGGGTGATGCGGCCGTCGGTCTGCGTCCACAGCTCGGGGCCCGTGGAGTGGTAGTGGGACGCCGGGTTGTCCGGGTTGCTGTACTGGTCGGGCTTCCAGGCGCCGGGGGTCTCGCGGACCAGGCGGTCGGAGACGTTGTAGTACGAGTCGGGGTGCTCGGGGTCGACGGCCGTCGGGCAGACGACGACCTCCGCGCCGTACGCCCGCAGCACGTTGATCTTGTCGGTGGACACCTTGTCAGGGCAGACGAAGATGCACTTGTAGCCCTTCTGCTGGGCCACCATCGCCAGACCCACGCCGGTGTTCCCCGACGTCGGCTCGACGATCGTGCCGCCCGGCCGCAGCGCGCCCGAGCGCTCGGCGGCCTCGATCATGCGCAGCGCGATGCGGTCCTTCACCGAGCCGCCGGGGTTGAAGTACTCGACCTTCGCCAGCACCGTCGCCCGGATGCCCTGGGTCACCCGGCCCAGCCTGACCAGGGGCGTGTTGCCCACCAGGTCGGTGATCGACTCGTGATACTGCACCGCTCACTCCAGGGTCCGTGGCTCTCGGGGCGAGCCCAGCGTACGGCTTCCGCCGCGGGTGATTGAGCCGGGCACAAGGCCGGGCAACAAAGTGTTAGCACGCGCGTAGACCGCGCCGGGCGGCGGGTGCCCGCGCGCCGCCGCAGCCCTGAGAGGGAGACGGCGTAGGACAGAGAAGGGGAGGGGACTGACAGCGGACAGGGACTGGCAAAAGAGACAGGGAACGGGACAGGAAAAGGGACAGGGCGGCGACGGTTCGGACACGGTCGTACGGACCTGGCGGCAGCGGTACGTACGGACACTGCGCGGCACGGCACACGGGGGCCGGCGCGGAACGGAGAGGCGATGTCGATGACCAGGGCGAGGGCGGCACGCCGGATCGCCGCGGCGGCGGCGTACGGCGGCGGGGGCATCGGCCTGCTCGGCGGCGCGACGCTGGGGGTGCTGGTCGCGGAGGTGCACCTGGCGCGGCGCCGGGTGGGCGGCAGCGACGAGGAGCCGCCGCGGGCCGACGGCCGGTACGGGGCGGCCTTCGGCCGCAGACGCGGCGTGCGGCCGGTGCTGCTGGCGTTCCTCGGCGACTCCACCGCCGCGGGCCAGGGCGTCTACCGCCCCCGTCAGACGCCGGGGGCACTGCTCGCCTCCGGCCTCGCGGCGGTCGCGGAACGGCCGGTGGACCTGCGCAACGTCGCGCTTTCCGGGGCGCAGTCCGACGATCTCGACCGGCAGGTGACGCTGCTGCTGGACGAGGAGGGGCTGCGGCCCGACGTCGCCGTCATCATGGTCGGCGCCAACGACGTCACCCACCGGGTGCCCCCGGCGGTGTCGGTGCGCTGCCTGTCGGACGCGGTCGCGCGGCTGCGCGACGCGGGTACGGAGGTTGTCGTCGGCACCTGCCCGGACCTCGGCACGATCGAACCGGTGCAGCAGCCGCTGCGCTGGCTGGCCCGCCGGCTGAGCCGGCAGCTCGCCGCGGCGCAGACGATCGCGGTGCTCGACCGCGGCGGGCGCACGGTGTCGCTGGGCACGCTGCTGGGGCCGGAGTTCGCGGCCAACCCGCGCGAGCTGTTCGGGCCCGACAACTACCACCCCTCGGCGGAGGGTTACGCCACCGCCGCGATGGCCCTGCTGCCCACCCTCTCCGCGGCGCTCGGCATGTGGCCGGCGGAGGAGGAGCGCCCGGACGTCCGCCGCGACGAGGGCTACCTGCCGGTGGCCAAGGCCGCGGCCCAGGCGGCGGGCGAGAGTGGCACGGAGGTCGCCCCGGCGGGGCCGACGGGGGGCCGCGGGCCGTGGGCGCTGCTGAAGCACCGGCGCAGGCGGCGGGTGGCGGAGTCGGAGACGGACGCGGAGCAGACGGCGGTGGGGGAGCGGGGGTAGCGGGCAGGGGGCGTACGCGGGCGGGGGCCGGGGGCGTACGGCGGCACGACGGGCCGTGCGGCCCCGTAGGACATGCGCCTCGCGTCCGGCCCGCGCCTCGTCCGGCCCGCGCCTCGCGTCCGGCGCGCGCTCGTGTACGGCATGCGCTGCGCGTCGGGCGCGCGCCTCGCGTACGGCGCCCGCCGTGCGCCCCGCGTCCGCGCTCCCCGTACGCCTCAGTCCAGGAAAAGTCCCCGCTCCGCCGCCCGCGCGTCGAACTCCTCCAGCCGCGCCTGCGCCTCCGGCAGCGCGTCGCACATCGCCTCCAGCAGCACCCGCCCCAGCAGCATCGGCCCGCACGCCGTGTCGAACGACAGCCCCGTGCCCACCGCCGCCGGCAGCAGCACGTCGCTGTCCTGCGCGACCGGTGTGAACGAGCTGTCCGCCACCGTGACCACCGTCAGCCCCGTCGCCCTCGCCGTGCGCAGCGCGCCCGCCAGCTCCCGCGGGTGCCGCGGCAGCGCGAAGCACAGCAGCGCCGTGGCGCCGGCGCGGGCCGCGGCGTCGACCCGGTCGTCGAGCATCGAGCCGGCCTCGTCGAGCACCCGGATATCGGGGTGGACCTTCGCCGCGAAGTACGCGAAGCCGCGCGCCTGCGCCGCCGCGGCGCGCAGCCCGAGCACGGGCAGCGGCCGGGAGGCGGCGAGCAGCCGGCCGGCGTCCTCGACGGGGGCGGGGTCGGCGAGGAGCGCGGAGAGGTTGCGCAGGTTCTCGATCTCGGCCTGGACGGCCTGCTGGTACTCGTTCCGGTCCGTACGCCCCGCCGGCTCGCCGAGCCCCGCCTCGCGCAGCGCGCGGCGCAGCGCCGGATACCCGTCGAAGCCGAGGGCGACGGCGAAGCGGGTCACGGACGGCTGGCTCACCCCGGCCAGCTCGGCCAGCTCCACGCTGGACAGGAACGGCGCGTCGGCGGCCCTGCGCACCATGCAGTGCGCGATACGGCGCTGGGTCGGCGTCAGCCGGCGCCCCTCGAAGAGCTTCTGCAGCCTGGCGCCCGCGTCGGCGGAGACCATCCCACCTCCGGATCCGATGTCCTATTCAGTGCACGACGACTTTGCATGACCGTATGCACGACGGCAAGGGCGCACCGGAACGAATTGGGGGGGTAGCACTACTGCACCTGAGCGCGCGGACTCGTACCGTACGGGGTATGAGTGCGCGGGACCCGGAGATCAAGAGTGAACTCGATGCCACCCTGCAGACCCGCAGGGACCTCGGCCCCGAGTACGAGGAAGAGCTGATCGAGGGCTTCCTCGAGAAGGTGCAGCAGCGGATGGACGGGACGTTCGACACCCGGCTCCGCCGGCAGCTCGCCGAGCAGCAGATGCAGGTCGCGCGGGGCACGCA from Streptomyces sp. CMB-StM0423 includes the following:
- a CDS encoding putative T7SS-secreted protein, whose amino-acid sequence is MTNDGAPGLDGTPQPDKKPFDLPPPADDWSFIQPQGLQPGTVPDRYPYLGFNPTPGNTDTVRALGAKLIKCAKVLDETRDMITKLMDGSYWKGDAAVAFRQQLEDGPLPLNLKNAAHSIRKAARQLDRWETELGDFQRRARKLDDRAREARRTLDEAESRAGAAKQETSDHTGRTGDRPDLSAKKPGDDPDSEATLRRLNAAVDEAQAELDRILRSARTLAWEHETEAASRADDIRDATDKLAPQEPGFFAKAAAWITENLPDILSIAAGVVALAALTIVTGGTATAILLLAAAALSAGALTARLADPAVRASIWDGVTKGEFDADFWNNSVSALADGLGVVPGAAAVGKGVVKGVDVVRASTEALTLGQKFGTVGTRIMTEAQAVAALGNPLLARGVHAVGWTAQTANRIEVGAASTGVLSGGVGLVGTGVEALENDIVGGSDSLLGGVEIVGLTSGEMIELIRHIPTR
- a CDS encoding cystathionine beta-synthase, which codes for MQYHESITDLVGNTPLVRLGRVTQGIRATVLAKVEYFNPGGSVKDRIALRMIEAAERSGALRPGGTIVEPTSGNTGVGLAMVAQQKGYKCIFVCPDKVSTDKINVLRAYGAEVVVCPTAVDPEHPDSYYNVSDRLVRETPGAWKPDQYSNPDNPASHYHSTGPELWTQTDGRITHFVAGIGTGGTISGTGRYLKEASAGAVQIVGADPEGSVYSGGSGRPYLVEGVGEDFWPDAYDRGVADEIVAVSDKDSFRMTRRLAREEGLLVGGSCGMAVVAALRVAERLDENGVVVVLLPDSGRGYLSKIFNDDWMADYGFLEEAGAASVADVLRDKEGSMPSLVHMHPEETVGEAIEVLREYGVSQMPVVKPGAGHPDVMAAEVVGSIVERELLDALFTRKAELDHPLEQHMCPPLPQVGSGEPVADLVAVLERADAAVVLVEGKPTGVVSRTDLLAYLAKAAGTA
- a CDS encoding SGNH/GDSL hydrolase family protein, translating into MSMTRARAARRIAAAAAYGGGGIGLLGGATLGVLVAEVHLARRRVGGSDEEPPRADGRYGAAFGRRRGVRPVLLAFLGDSTAAGQGVYRPRQTPGALLASGLAAVAERPVDLRNVALSGAQSDDLDRQVTLLLDEEGLRPDVAVIMVGANDVTHRVPPAVSVRCLSDAVARLRDAGTEVVVGTCPDLGTIEPVQQPLRWLARRLSRQLAAAQTIAVLDRGGRTVSLGTLLGPEFAANPRELFGPDNYHPSAEGYATAAMALLPTLSAALGMWPAEEERPDVRRDEGYLPVAKAAAQAAGESGTEVAPAGPTGGRGPWALLKHRRRRRVAESETDAEQTAVGERG
- a CDS encoding MurR/RpiR family transcriptional regulator, with translation MVSADAGARLQKLFEGRRLTPTQRRIAHCMVRRAADAPFLSSVELAELAGVSQPSVTRFAVALGFDGYPALRRALREAGLGEPAGRTDRNEYQQAVQAEIENLRNLSALLADPAPVEDAGRLLAASRPLPVLGLRAAAAQARGFAYFAAKVHPDIRVLDEAGSMLDDRVDAAARAGATALLCFALPRHPRELAGALRTARATGLTVVTVADSSFTPVAQDSDVLLPAAVGTGLSFDTACGPMLLGRVLLEAMCDALPEAQARLEEFDARAAERGLFLD